ACCGGGCTGCGAACGGGCGTACTCCACGCCCGTCTGAATGGCGGCGCCCTGGCCCAGGTTCACCGGGTGGTTGACCAGGTGCGCACCCGCGGCACGGATGGCGGCGGCAGAGTTGTCCTTCGAGCCGTCGTTGACTGCGACGACGTTGGGAAACGTTTCCCGCGCATGCTCGATGACGTCCTGGATGACCTGCCCCTCGTTGTAACAGGGGATGACCAGCCAGGTATCCGCGAAGTCCTGGGTATTGTTCATATCGGGGCCCACGTTACCTAGCTGCGGTGGAAAAGTTGTGCGTACACGCGGGTCAGCAACGAGTGGGGGAGAAGACGGTACGCGGTGCGCGCAACCAAGTTAAACCGCGCCCGCCACGGTCCGATCAGCCCGTAGGACACCAGCCGTGACTGCATCTCGCGCTCCGCGGCGAACATCTCCGGCCCTGTGCGGCGTGCAAACTGCGCCGGGCTGACCCGGAAGTAGGTCAGCGGCTCAGGCAGGTTGTGCAGTTTCTTCCCTCCTGCGAGCAACCGCGCCCACAGGTCGTAATCCTCCATGAAGTGGACGCCTTTGTAACCGCCGACCTCTTTGATATCAGCGGTGCGCAGCATCACCGATGGGTGGTTGAGCGGGGAGTTAATCAGCGCGTACTTCGCAATATCTTCGTGTGTTTCCGGCAGAGCCCGAATCGCGCCTGCATCCAAGTCCGCGGCGGAATCAGCGAACTCGCGCACGGCGGTTCCCAGCGCCGCGATCTCCGTGTGGGAGGTCATGAAATCGAGCTGTTTGCTCACCCTGGTGGGGTGAGCGATGTCATCAGTATCGAGCCGCATCACGTACTTGCTGGTGATGGTTTCCAGACCGGCTTGGAGGGCCGGTCC
This window of the Corynebacterium qintianiae genome carries:
- a CDS encoding glycosyltransferase, encoding MKTVSALMSAYRNTPAVEVREALDSLARQTRPVDEIVVVYDGPVSPEVSQCVEGFAADYPVRVVEIAKNGGLGPALQAGLETITSKYVMRLDTDDIAHPTRVSKQLDFMTSHTEIAALGTAVREFADSAADLDAGAIRALPETHEDIAKYALINSPLNHPSVMLRTADIKEVGGYKGVHFMEDYDLWARLLAGGKKLHNLPEPLTYFRVSPAQFARRTGPEMFAAEREMQSRLVSYGLIGPWRARFNLVARTAYRLLPHSLLTRVYAQLFHRS